The nucleotide window CACTTCTTTTGAGCAGTGAGTGAGATCAAGGTTCTTATAGTCTCAAGTCTTGCTACCGGGGAGAATGTTTCTGAAAAATCAACACCAGGCTTTTGAGTAAAGCCTTTAGCAACAAGTCTCGCCTTATACCTTTGAATTTCTCCATCTTGATTTAATTTGGTCTTGTAGATCCACTTTAACCCGATAATTTCTCTACCTTCCGGCCTGTCTACAAGCTCCCAAGTTTTGTTTTTCTCACTCATGTGTAGTTCTTCTTCCATTGCATGCTGCCATACTTCATGTTTCTCCGCTTCTTCAAAATTTTCTGGTTCACTAACCAAAaaattatatgattgatatatgTCACTCACTCTTCTGAATTTTCTTGGTGGGGTTTCATTATCATCCTCTGATCCAGATGTGTGAGTGTGTTGATCTTGTTCTTCTGTTTGTACAggttcttcattttcttctagaAACCTTGGTTGATTGACATGTTCCACTTGTTTTGCTTTCCAATCCCAGGCTGCATTTTCATCAAAAAGAACATCTCTACCAACAACCAGTTTGTTAGTTTCAACATTTTACAACCTGTAACCTTTATTCTCCAGAGTATAGACAGTAAAAATACATTTGATACTTTTTTCATCTAGTTTTGTACGTTTCTCAACAGGTATATGTACATAACCAATGCAACCAAATATTTTAAAATGAGTTACAGTAGGTTTTTCTCCACTCAATGCTTCTATAGGTGTTATGTTTCTTACAGCTTTTGTGGGACACCTGTTGAGTATGTGCACTGCTGTATTTATCGCTTCTGCCCAGAACATCTTTGGCAGTCCTTTTTCATTCATCATAGACTTGGCCATCTCAACAATTGTTCTATTCTTGCGTTCTGCAACTCCGTTCTGGTCGTGGACTATACCCTACTTTGAGCTGCTTCCAAATGCCTTCATTTTTACAATAATCTTCAAATTCTTTAGAGGTGTATTCACCTCCTCTATCACTCCGTATGCATTTGATGTCACAGACGCTTTGTTTTTCTACAAGGGCCTTGAATATTTTGAAAGTATTGAACGCTTCTGATTTCTCCTTTAGAAAATAAATCCATGTCATTCTTGTAAAATcatcaataaaattataaaataccTTTGTTGTCCCAAAGATTGTGTTTTTATTGGACCACAAATGTCGGTATGTATAAGCTCCAAGCGTTCTTttgctctccatgattttcctTTTGGATATGGCAGTTTGTGATGTTTTCCCATAATACAGCTTTCACATGGGTTCTTCTAACTTTGTAATTCTGGTAGACCAGTCACCATGTTTCTTTCTGAGAGAAGTTTTAACCCCTGAAAATTTAGATGGCAATATCTTTTATGCCAGAGCCATGATTGGTCTTGAACTTCCGTCTTTAGAGCATTGCATTCAAAAACTAGTGGAAAGTTCATGTTCCTCTCCATCTTTACTTCTATAATGGCCTGATTCTTGTTCTTTTTCTCAAAGATTCTGCATAAATTATCTTCAAATACAAGAGAATAATCATGTTCCAGAAGTTGTCCAATACTcaataaattttcttttaaatctggAATGAGAAGAACATCTCGTATATATTTGACTCCAGTTTTTTGTTGATAGCCACTGTTCCTTTGCCTTTTGCTTCTGCAACAGCTCCCTTACCCATCTTCACTTTTGGATTTATTGATGTATCAATATGCACAAAGATATTTTCATCTTCACACATATGATTGATGCAACCGTTGTCAATATACCAGGCTTTATTGTCTCCATGAAGGCTGTAATAACAAGCATAAAATATTTATTCTCCTTTGCTTTCCTCCTGTTCTTCTGTAAAATTTGCCTtctcataatttttaaatttgcAGTTTTTTTCAATATGACCAAATCTTCTACAATACATTGAGGCTTACCCTTGAACCAACATTTTGATGTTATATGACTGGTTCTTTTGCAGATGTTGCAAAAAGATTTAGGTTTAGAACTTGTACCTCTTTCATTCTGATAATTTTTGTAATTGCTGGTATTATTCTCTCTCCTGTTTCTCCAGTCTGGTTTCTTTTGTTCCTGGTTGTAAACACCCTTCTTTGCAGATTGTTGTGGCTTCACCTTTGCCTTGGACAAAAAAATATTTTCTGATTGCTCTGCCTGTTTAAGCCTTCTTTTTTCATGTGCTTGAAGAGAGCCCATCAATTCTTTCACAGACAACTTGGTGAGATCTTTTATTTCTTCAATaacagcaacaatatattcataTTTATCTGTTAAACTGATCAAAAATTTCTCCACAACATGTTGATCAGAAATATCATCACCATAGGTTTTCATTTGATTCACAATCTCCATTACACGAGCATGATTACTTTATATATTTTCCTAAtactttatttttaaattttgaaaatcctTTTAAGAGATTGGAGATTGATATTTCTTACCTTTTCATCTCCATGGAATTCACCTTCAAGAATTTCCCAAGCTTCTTTTGCTATCAATGCTCTTGAAATCCTTGTAAAGTTTGGTTTTGTGACTCCCATTTGAAGCTTACTCGATGCTCTTGTATCTTGACGCCGAGATGTTTTAATTTTCTTAAGATCTGCTTCAGACAAATTAGTTTCATCATCAGGTTCTGTAAACCCTTTATGCATAATATTTCATAAGCCTTCAGCCCTTAGAACAGTTCTTATCTTGATCTTCCAATAGTCATAATCTTCATCATCAAAGACAGGAGTTAGAGATGATTGAGAGTCTGAATTTGATGTCATGTGATCAATCCCAGATTAGAATCAAAACACTGATTTGATGCCAATTTGTAGGTTTTGTAGTTGTGACAGTAGGATATGTATATAGGTGTTTTAGGGTTTGTATATTGGGTTTATGTTTTGAAGGAAATAAAATTAAGTTGCTGCTGCAGAGCTCTAATAATACATGGAacaaatttatatttttgaattgattaatttttatttgataattACAAATGATGTAGAATGCTCTTTATATAGATCCCATAGAACATTCTAGAGAATATTTAGAGAGTTAATATATAGAATCTGTGAATGAACTTGATTATAAGATGCATGCATATATAATAAATAGATACTATGAATGTGAGAGTGTACATACAAGTGCATGAATTCCAACATAGGCTTAGTCACTTGCATGGGCTTATATTAGTTTGTATTTTGTTTAACTTTAATAATAAGAAGAGTTAACGTTCCTTAATTATACATACAAGTGTGTGTGGGTATATATCGGTGCTATAATTTAATGATTGGGAAACATATTCCAGTAGATGGAGAAAAATATTGGATCCAATGTAAATTTGAAAAACTGCCATTTTATGTTTTTTCTATGGATGATAGGGTCATGATCAAAGTGAATGTAAGAGAGAAAGAGTATTGGTTGAAAGTGTAGGTGGTAGATGGGTAGATGCGTACGGGTCGTGGTTGAAAAATAAAGAATAAGTTGAAAGGGTATTTTGATCCTAGAATCCAGATAAGATAAGAAGGATTAAATGAAAGAATTAGTAAATTCAAAGAGAAtgaaaaaaatgaatttttggCATAGATTAGGGAATGTAAAAGTGAAATGAAACTAATTATTTTCCGAATGATAGGTTGGCTAAGAAGAGTTTGATAAGGGAAAGAGTGTGACAGATGATCAAGTGAGGGATGGGATAGAAATGTCGAAAATAGTGTAGAAAGAGGATGTTCAGGGTTCGAAGGAGTCGATTTTAAATTCGCAAGGTAGAATTGTGTTGATGAAAACTCCACCCGATTCTTCATTACCAGGATAAAATAGAAGTTGTGGGTGAAGACAGTGTATATAGAAAGAGAAACTCTAATGCTATTACTATAGTTGTTTTCAGTGACTAAAAGAAAAAGGGCCTTTGAAGAAGAAAACATGTCAAGGGAGAAGAGTTTAAGAATACGAAAAGGTGGTAAagatattataaataataataacttTTATATATATCCAACATTGTCAGTGGAAGTGGTTAAACATTGTATGGTTAGTATTTATAGAAAATAGTAAATGTATGACATGAAGTCTATTAATAGAAGTGGGTGTAACCGTGTGTTATGTGCATTGAACTAGCTGTGCAGTCatttgaattattttgaataagtctttagttaaattgtttagTTGCATTGTTTGTTTTTAGTTGCTGAAATAAAGGCAGTAGTGGAGATGCCCATGTTTCCAGTAGCCTAGTTCTTAGGAGTAGTTattattttcttcttttatttttGTTATGTTCAGGTGGGAAAGAGGATATGAAAAAATTTATCCCAATTCTTCTCTTTACATTCTTTCTATATCTCTTCTTACTTCTTGGCTATTAGAACATTCGTTAGAGCCACCCTAGCAGTGGTATCAGAGTGGTGTTGATCCAATGGAAACACGCAAACAATCTTTCGAACAATTACAGCAAACCACTAATGACGCTCTTGAAAAACTGACTACCATGTTCCACAAGTTGGTGACCGAAGTCCAGGCCATTAAGAAAAAGGACACCACCACAGCCACATCTTCCGGGACTGGTCAGGGTAGCACTACCATCGGGAAGGAAACAAAAACTTACATAAAGCTCCATTTTCCCCGATTCAGTGGCGATGATCCTACGGGGTGGATTTACCAGGCCGAACAATATTTCACATTCCAGAACGTGGCAGAAGGGGATCGTGTCAACCTAGCCTCATTCCACCTCGATGGTATATCTTTACAATGGCACCAGTGGGTCGCGAAGTCCCGAGGACTGATGACATGGGGAGAGTTTACTAAGGCACTATTGATCAGGTTCAGTCCGACTGATTATGATGACCCCTCAGAATCCTTATACAGGCTCAAACAGGGTACTACAGTGACAGGGTACATAGAGGCTTTTGAACGACTATCTCACCGTGTTGAAAACCTTCTGGAGTCATTCTTGCTGGGTTTTTTTATAGGTGGCTTGAAGGAAGACATTCGTTTGGAAGTGAAACTCAAGAAACCACGCACCGTAGTGGATGCAATGGGGATATCTCGGTTGGTTGAGGAAAAATTGAGTTTGCAACGACGGGTTCCTCCTGTTACTCGGAATTCCAGTCTCCAGTCTTCCCCTCCAACCACACATTAGCAGGACTTCTGGGCCCATCCCCATCTCAACGCCCTGCGTTGCCAACCCCAAGCCCAATTCGCTGTTTATCAGGAGCAGAGGCCAAAGAACACCGAGAGAAGGGTTTGTGTTACTTTTGTGATGAACGTTATGTGTCGAGGCATAAGTGTCGCAAGCCACAGCTTTTTATGATTAATGAAGTCGAGGATGTTGAAGCCAGTGACGACCAAGGGGAAGAAATAGTGGAGGTTTCCCCAAAGGAGGATCATGATGAAATCTCTTTCCATGCCATCTCAGGTACAATTCTTCCACAGACCTTACGACTACCGGGTACGATTGGTAACAAAAATGTTGTGTATTAATTGATGGTGGTAGTACTCACAATTTTATTGAGCAATCAGTTGTGGAGCGATTCAGATTAACAGTGGATACAGGAGTCAAGTTGGAGGTGGTCGTCGTGAATCGAGAGAAGTTGGCATGTGTGGGTAGAGTACGAGGTCTAACCATACTCATCCAGGGCTACACAATAACCACTGATTTCTTTGTGTTACCAATTGCTGCATGCCCGCTTGTCTTAGGTGTCCAGTGGTTGAAGACCTTGGGACCTATCGAGATTGATTTCCAAAACTTCACCTTGGGGTTTCGTCAGTCTGGCTCCACACACAAGTTACAGGGACTAAAGGGTTCGGAGATGACTTCCATGACGCCGAGTGAACTAATGGGAATAGAAGGGTTTTCCTTGCTTCTCCAGGTTTCTCCGGTAGACAACGAGCCTACTCTACAGCCCAGCCCCTGCCCGGAAGTTCAAGAGTTAATAACAGAGTTTGAGCAGGTCTTCCATGAGCCAAAGGGATTACCCTCTAAGCGTTTTCATGACCATGACATACCCTTACTCCCAGAGGCAAAACCCATGAGTTCAAGACCGTACCGTCACCCTTATTTACAAAAGGCAGAAATCGAAAAGCAGGTTACAGAGTTGTTGAGAGAGGGATTGATTAGTCCCAGCCACAACCCATTTTTATCACCAGTTTTGTTAGTAAAAAATCTGATGGTACATGGCATTTTTGTGTCGACTATAGGGCTTTAAACGACATTATTATAAAGGACAAATACCCGATTCCCGTGATAGACGATCTCTTGGATGAATTGCACGGTGCCACCATTTTCTCAAAGCTAGACCTCCGTTCGGGTTATCATCAAATTAGAGTTCAGGAGCTCGACATTCCCAAGACAGCCTTTCACACGCATAATAGTCCCTACGAGTTCATTATTATGCCTTTTGGCCTCACCAATGCCCCGGCCACATTCCAATGCTTGATGAACAACATCTTCCGCCCACACCTACGTAAGTTTATCCTGGTTTTCTTTGATGATATACTTATTTAATCCAACTCTTTAAAGGAACATATTGGTCACCTGCGTACTGTTCTTGGCTTGTTACGTACTAATCATCTTTTTGCCCAGTTGTCCAAGTGTTGTTTGGGGTTGTTCAAGTAATTACCTCGGGCATGTCATTTCTTCGGGGGTTATGGCGGTGGAAACGACCAAAGTTCAGGCCGTCCGTTCCTGGCCTACTCCGACCAATGCAAAAGGGGTTCGCGGATTTCTGGGGTTGGCTGGCTATTACCGAAAATTTATCCAGGGGTTCGGTGGTATTGCAGCCCCCTTGCATAAATTAGTGGGAAATGGACCATTTGTATGGGATGAACAGGCAGAGGCAGCATTCCAGGCTTTAAAGCTTGCCTTAACCACCACTCCGACGTTGGCTTTACCTGATTGGTCACACCCTTTTACGGTGGAGTGCGATGCAAGTGGAGTAGGGATAGGGGCCGTTCTCACTCAAAAGGGACGACCTCTGGCCTATTACAGTGCTCCCTTAAAGGGAAAAATGTTGTCTTGGTCCACATATGAGAAAGAAATGTTAGCAATTGTGAAGGCAGTTCGGAAATGGCGTCACTATTTGTTGGGTCGGCTATTTGTGGTGAAAACCGATCACGTTAGTCTAAAGTACTTGATGGAGCAACGACTCACTACACCAGCTCAGTCCCGATGGTTAACCAAGCTTTTGGGTTTTGACTACAAAATAGAATACAAGAGTGGGAGTCTTAATCGAGGCGTCGATGCACTCTCACGTAAACCCAAGTTTTATTATCTTGGTATCTCATACCCTTGTTCTACCACTTGGGCTGACATTCGAGAGGAGGTACGCACTGACCCCTTTTATTTAACATTGCCTACTTCATTCCCTCGTCAAGTGGCAGGAACTCTTGTGTCACACGATGGAGTTTGGTTTCGTGATCATGCTATCCTGTTGAGTTCCACATCTCCTCTATTATCCATGGTGTTGAAGATGTGTCATTCTTCCCCGAAGGTGGTCATTTTGGGTTTCATAGGACTTTAGCTAAAGTGAAACAGAATTTTTGGTGGTTGGGAATGAAAGATTCTGTGAAGCAGTTTATTCGGAAATGTCATATTTGACAACGGGCGAAAACGGATAATATGCAACCTGCCGGGTTGTTACAGCCTTTGCCGATACCAGAAAGAGTTTGGGAGGACATTAGTATGGATTTTGTGGAAGGATTGCCGGTGTCCAATGGATTTACAGTGGTCATGGTGGTTGTCGATCGCCTTTCAAAGTACATTCATTTCGTGCCCCTGCGTCACCTGTTTACTGCATCGAGTGTTGCTCAGGATTTTATCACCAATATCATTCGTTTGCATAGTATTCCTTCTACCATTGTCAGTGATCGTGATAAAGTGTTCATCAGTTCTTTCTGGAAGGCTCTCTTTAAACTGCAAGGAACGGTTTTCTGCATGAGTTCTAGCTATCACCCGCAGACCGATGGGCAAACGGATGTTGTTAACCAAATTTTAGAACAATATTTGCGTTGTTTTATGTGTGATAAGCCTAAGAAATGGGTGGATTGGCTACCGTGGGTGGAGTATAGCTATAATACTTCGGTTCATACTTCCACCAAGCTCAGTCCCTTCCAGGTTAAAAACAAAACAACGGAAAAGTTAACACGTGGACACAATTTTGTAATGATCCACTAAATttgtttaattttaataattaattacacacgAGTAGTCTAACTTAATTGCACTAAAAAATTAATAATCAAATATGTTTGAAATTCGAAAACTTACAGCATCACAAAATGTATGAACCAAATCACCACTATTCATCAGGACATAAGTACTCCAGAGCGAGGCTTCGGTCCTCAAATGCTCGTTTGACGAGGATCCCCATGGAAACATCCTGTTGTACTGGGCAATATCTAGAATTGCTTTTCCATCATTTGCACGATTCCAAAGAGGTTCTTTGGACTCGCACATCATCCGTAATTCAACAATACATTGCTACGCAATGTTCATTACAGCATGCTTCAGTTCTTCTGTAAACTGTACACCAGGTAAAAGAGCAGATGTTGTCAGTTCCGCAGTCCATACAGAAGGCACAACAATTCTTGAAGAAATAGCATGAAAACTCTGATTTTGAAATTACATGCATATACAACAAATAATTACATGTCAACGgcttataaaataaatttgttaaTATTTAATTCTACTATATAAGTATTGACATATATAGACACATCATTACTATCTTGAGTAAAAAGTAATACAGAGAAAATAAATCATACATGCAGAACTAAAATAAAGATAAATATTTATACATATACCTCCTCTTGGAATCTTAATTCTTATTCCTCAAATTTTTGTTGCTCCAACCTAGTTGGTTACTACTTGAAAACATTTCAAATTGTTATTATAATTGTTAACTTGTCTTTTATTTTATAAGATAATAGCTAAGATATAAAAAAAGTCAAACAacaaaattaatatatatatatagtatctTACTCAAGGGCCCACATGTGCAATTTAATAGAATATAAAATATAGGATCAATAATTCATTTTTTTCATTACATGACCAAAGTTTGTTGATATTTTTAAATGCATGTATTTCTTTAATATGAAATCCTTTgaacaaaataataaaaagtAGGATTTTGTAAATATCCATGTGTggataatttttgaaataaaaaaggTAAAGATACTCTTAAATTTTGTGAAATGCAAAGGCCAAAAAGTAATATTTGGAGAGATATTTGGTTGAGATAAATTTTCTAGAGTTAAAATGGTTCACaattttttcttaaaattatttttttcccGGCTAATGCAAAATCATTGGAGCTAGCTAAGAGTTGTAGTAAGAAGTAACATGTTTGGGTTTTATTTAAGTAATGAACTTGTGCTAATTTATTCTTTATATGTGTTCGAGGTCTTATTAATATTCACAAATTGAGATTATTTTAAGGAAGAAAAAGTGGAAGCACAATAACTCTTAGGTGAGCGGCATAATAATTTTTTACAGAGATATCCAAAACTAGTATCCCatgttatttaaataaaataacaataaattttcaaatttcaTAACTTTAGCAATTTTGTACCTAAATATTTTAAAGAGAAATAAAGACGAAAATATACATTAAAGGTACATGTTGTATTTTAATTAAATCATCCTTCTTTAGTTAACTATAAACATCAAAATATATAAAGTCATTCTAATATGATGCTTGAAATATtgatttataataataataatattttatgttcttgttattatatagcAAACGCCATTTCTAACTTATTAATTAAAAAAGtattaaatatttgaaaaaaatcatatgaTGCAAAAAATATGCACATTACTTTACTATATAGTGACATATTTGTGTTACTATGATTTTATACATGAATAGAAATTAAAGACATTTTTAATGGAATTGCTATATATTGATTAATGAATAACACTGACTTTAGGATGATGTGTGATGATCATGAAAGGTGATTAAGTGCCCTActtcagttttttaaaaaaatgagtGCCCCAACTTTAGGGTTGTGTGGGATGATATTAATGCTTTTAAACTTTAGGATTATGTGTGATGATATTAACATTTTACTTTAAAAAGCGTCCACTTTAGGGTTGTATATGATGACATTAGGGCTTTATAACATTAATGCGCTAACCAATGTTTTTAAGAGTTAAACGCTTGCTTTAGAAGCGACTTCAGGTTTGTCCGCAGACTTTAGGTTTGTCTGTGATGTCAATAATATTTGCCCATTTTAGATTTTCTGTGAATAGGATTAGGTTTAAATTCAACTTATCAAGTACtttatatttttttctattttatttGTTTAAGTTCAACCTAGGTGTATAAAAGTTTTGTAAACTTATTTAGGTATAAAATTTTGCACTTCACTTATTTTGATGTGCTCCTCTAATATTTTAGAATATTTTTATATAACTAGTATTTTTTATTTCTATAATATGAAAAGTTATTGCAACTAAACATGATTTTACAAAAGTTAAAATACTCGGGGGTTGTTGAGTCTGAAATAACAGATTCTTGGACTTGGTTTCTTCAAATTTTAAATCAAGATTTGAAGATTGCTAATGATAGAGAGTGGACCTTCAAATCAGATAGACAAAAGGTATATTACTATATTCCAGTACTTCATAACTTACTTCAACTTgcataaataaattttaaaaaataataatatttactttaataattatttttgccTAAATAAAATTACAATTCAAAAGACAAGTTATGCAGAAACTCTTTAAGTAATTTAATTTTGCATTCTTCAAAGTGagaaataaaatttaaatttaaaaatgaatttttttatataaaatattatatgtgtaaaattatttcattcattCTAATAAATATCTTACATTTAATTTTTAAGCAAAATAGATATTAGAATCTAAGTAAATAAATCATCTCTAAATTTGAATgacaaaatatatttttaaagataGTCTTTTACTTAAATATTACAAACATGCAACAATAACTTATCAAGTTGCTTTTAAAAAGTAATTTGAGTGTGAAATGACTAAGAAGCAAATATAAAGTCGGAAATCAATTGTTTAAAAAACataaaagaaattataaaaataaaatacaccATAACCTAATAGGAATAGTAGGTAATAGTAGATAATGAATTAGTAGTGAATACGTATGaaaattaagatttatttttttattttttttataattgatTGATTTGGTGTATTATTATTAGATGtataaaaatatatgaatttAGGATTGATCAAACTATTAGACTGTGTTATATTATTAGGCATATAAAAGTTAATGATGAATTTAGGGTAGATTATATCTCAAAACTAACTTGTTAATTTAGTTAGTTTTTGTCAATGATGATGTGTTTAAACAATTTGACAAAATAATCAAAAGTAAAACATTTTTTCAAAAAACTTTTGAAATTATGTATATTGTGATAATGATAATAACAAAATATAATTACTTTTAATATGACTAATGATGTAATACACTATATTTTAAAATATCTAAGTATAGAAAAATGCAAAACTTTTGAAATTTCACAAGGTAATACATATACAAGTTTTAGTACGATGAAGTAATTTATATtcattattatattaaaaaaatttaaattattatatgtatcttttttaaaaaaatagtttaTAGTAGTGTCCAAGTTTAATAAAAACAAGATTTTTTGTTAGAAGACATGTTACTTGTAAGTACACATAATAAATAACatttataaaacataaatttttGTACTGACTACCTAAATTTTCTTACACgtcaatttaaaattttcaaaataatatatataaatttaatttgTCATAATATTAATCTCATGAATCtcatataattaataatttataaatttttgttGTGAAAAAAATACAAGAAATCTTTAATGAGTAACATGTCAAATAACTTGTACAATAAAGTTTAACGCCAAATTTATATATCTAGATATATGTAATTAACTTAGAAAGTTATAAACAAGTTTATCCTGTTAATTTTAtctttctaatttttattttggGCATCTTTAGACTACTAAATGCAAAATAAATGCTTTTATAAATGTAAATACTTTTACTAAAAcgttaaaaaatatttatataagttgaattaaaataaatagaactttgtacataaataatattttttaataaatattaactAATATAACTTATTATTTAATTTAACTTGCATGAATTTATAAGTGCATTTTCGATTGGGCAATCTAATTCAGTTGTTTAGGACATTTTAGCAACCCAAATACCACACTTACAAATAGAAATCATGTATGTGACATCTTACAAGTCCTAGAACTATACCAGGTAAATATTTTGGATTGCCTAAGTACGTGGGGAGAAGAAAAATAATGCTTTCCAGTTTTTGAAAGTGCGGGTTAGTGAGAAACTTCAAGGGTGGGCAAACAAATCAATGTCTAAAGGAGGTAAGCTCATTTTGTTAAAAACGGCTGCACAGTCGATATTTACATTTTGGATGAATCTTTCCTTATCCCCAATGAAGTTTGcaattgttagggcgaaaatacacgctaaaattacacgcaagtatacgcgttcgcaagtagtatacgatataaattagattcgtacccacagagactctttttagttaattTAAGATTATGTATGCAATAGTGGTATGAATAttgctcaatgctaagacaataacaagttgagatgtttataactaaga belongs to Apium graveolens cultivar Ventura unplaced genomic scaffold, ASM990537v1 ctg7241, whole genome shotgun sequence and includes:
- the LOC141703960 gene encoding uncharacterized protein LOC141703960, whose amino-acid sequence is METRKQSFEQLQQTTNDALEKLTTMFHKLVTEVQAIKKKDTTTATSSGTGQGSTTIGKETKTYIKLHFPRFSGDDPTGWIYQAEQYFTFQNVAEGDRVNLASFHLDGISLQWHQWVAKSRGLMTWGEFTKALLIRFSPTDYDDPSESLYRLKQGTTVTGYIEAFERLSHRVENLLESFLLGFFIGGLKEDIRLEVKLKKPRTVVDAMGISRLVEEKLSLQRRVPPVTRNSRAEAKEHREKGLCYFCDERYVSRHKCRKPQLFMINEVEDVEASDDQGEEIVEVSPKEDHDEISFHAISVVERFRLTVDTGVKLEVVVVNREKLACVGRVRGLTILIQGYTITTDFFVLPIAACPLVLGVQWLKTLGPIEIDFQNFTLGFRQSGSTHKLQGLKGSEMTSMTPSELMGIEGFSLLLQVSPVDNEPTLQPSPCPEVQELITEFEQVFHEPKGLPSKRFHDHDIPLLPEAKPMSSRPYRHPYLQKAEIEKQVTELLREGLISPSHNPFLSPVFCPSVVWGCSSNYLGHVISSGVMAVETTKVQAVRSWPTPTNAKGVRGFLGLAGYYRKFIQGFGGIAAPLHKLVGNGPFVWDEQAEAAFQALKLALTTTPTLALPDWSHPFTVECDASGVGIGAVLTQKGRPLAYYSAPLKGKMLSWSTYEKEMLAIVKAVRKWRHYLLGRLFVVKTDHVSLKYLMEQRLTTPAQSRWLTKLLGFDYKIEYKSGSLNRGVDALSRKPKFYYLGISYPCSTTWADIREEVRTDPFYLTLPTSFPRQVAGTLVSHDGVWFRDHAILLSSTSPLLSMVLKMCHSSPKVVILGFIGL